The following proteins come from a genomic window of Ilumatobacter coccineus YM16-304:
- the rarD gene encoding EamA family transporter RarD: MTTVSAAPAAADTSTGRGVQIGFTAYLIWGLLTIYWKQLSAFDALELIGWRMLFAGIVMAIITTARGMWPTILEAFRDIVRLRRLTAAALLLTANWGSYVWAVVNDRVIETALGYFMAPLGTMAVGVFVLKETPTAAQRLAFALAAVAVAALTVSYGRPPWIAMLIATTWTLYGLSKRRIRLDAVNSLAGETFVLVVPAAILLVAISGRADSAVSSADFGDWGFLIGTGVVTAIPLMLFASAAQSIPFTLLGPLNLIVPVINFALGWAFYDEDMPLDRVIGFAFVWAALIVVMWDRIRIARAARKPATA; the protein is encoded by the coding sequence GTGACGACGGTTTCAGCGGCGCCTGCGGCGGCGGACACATCGACCGGCCGAGGGGTGCAGATCGGGTTCACCGCCTACCTGATCTGGGGACTGCTCACCATCTACTGGAAGCAGCTCAGCGCGTTCGACGCACTCGAGTTGATCGGCTGGCGCATGCTGTTCGCCGGCATCGTCATGGCGATCATCACCACGGCCCGAGGCATGTGGCCCACGATCCTCGAAGCCTTCCGTGACATCGTGCGCCTCCGCCGGCTCACCGCCGCCGCACTGCTGCTCACCGCCAACTGGGGCAGCTACGTCTGGGCAGTCGTCAACGACCGGGTCATCGAGACGGCGCTCGGCTACTTCATGGCCCCACTCGGCACCATGGCGGTCGGTGTGTTCGTCCTGAAGGAGACGCCCACCGCCGCGCAGCGACTCGCCTTCGCGCTCGCCGCGGTCGCCGTGGCCGCGCTCACCGTGTCGTACGGTCGCCCACCGTGGATCGCAATGCTCATCGCGACCACGTGGACCCTCTACGGCCTGTCGAAGCGCCGTATCCGACTCGACGCGGTCAACAGCCTCGCCGGTGAGACGTTCGTGCTCGTGGTCCCCGCCGCGATCCTGCTCGTTGCCATCAGCGGTCGGGCCGACAGCGCCGTGTCGTCGGCCGACTTCGGCGACTGGGGCTTCCTGATCGGAACGGGAGTGGTCACCGCGATACCCCTGATGTTGTTCGCGTCGGCCGCTCAATCGATCCCGTTCACGCTGCTCGGCCCACTCAACCTGATCGTGCCCGTCATCAACTTCGCGCTCGGATGGGCGTTCTACGACGAAGACATGCCGCTCGACCGGGTGATCGGATTCGCCTTCGTGTGGGCCGCGCTGATCGTGGTGATGTGGGACCGGATCCGCATCGCTCGCGCCGCTCGCAAACCAGCGACCGCCTGA
- a CDS encoding enoyl-CoA hydratase-related protein codes for MAEPLVLIDDPAPRVRRLTLNRPTKRNALSHGLRTELFDALRSADRSPDVGAVIIRGAGSCFSAGYDLAQDPGERPPWTISPADGGWARHVLQGWFEMMDLSIPLVAQVHGYCLAGGTELATACDLVYVADDAEIGYPPVRSMSSPDMGWHVWLMGMRRAMEAMLTGDSMSGAEAVEAGFANRAFAAAELDAEVLAVAERIVKVPADLQALNKRVVHRAMESMGMRNGMRATADINAIGFHQPSSIEYHRKFAEGVTSALTARDDDFGDYRTKSD; via the coding sequence ATGGCTGAACCCCTCGTCCTCATCGATGATCCCGCCCCGCGCGTTCGCCGCTTGACGCTCAACCGGCCGACCAAGCGCAATGCGTTGTCGCATGGGCTGCGCACCGAGCTGTTCGATGCGCTGCGCTCGGCCGATCGCTCGCCCGACGTGGGAGCGGTCATCATTCGCGGTGCAGGATCATGCTTCTCCGCCGGGTACGACCTGGCGCAGGATCCGGGCGAACGTCCGCCGTGGACGATCAGTCCGGCCGACGGTGGATGGGCTCGGCACGTGTTGCAGGGCTGGTTCGAGATGATGGACCTTTCGATTCCCCTGGTCGCCCAAGTGCACGGCTACTGCCTCGCCGGCGGCACCGAGCTGGCCACGGCGTGCGATCTCGTGTACGTCGCCGACGACGCGGAGATCGGGTACCCACCGGTCCGCTCGATGTCGAGCCCCGACATGGGCTGGCACGTCTGGTTGATGGGCATGCGCCGCGCCATGGAAGCGATGTTGACCGGCGACTCGATGTCGGGTGCCGAGGCGGTCGAGGCCGGCTTCGCCAACCGAGCGTTTGCTGCGGCCGAGCTCGATGCCGAGGTGCTCGCCGTCGCCGAACGGATCGTCAAGGTGCCCGCCGATCTGCAGGCATTGAACAAGCGCGTGGTGCATCGTGCGATGGAGTCGATGGGCATGCGCAACGGCATGCGGGCGACCGCCGACATCAACGCGATCGGCTTCCACCAGCCGAGCTCGATCGAGTACCACCGCAAGTTCGCCGAAGGGGTCACCAGCGCACTGACCGCTCGCGACGACGACTTCGGCGACTACCGCACGAAGTCGGACTAG
- a CDS encoding ABC transporter substrate-binding protein produces MRSRTTRSVATIMAAGLIFAACGSDDDGGDADEPATTEAEAPAEEDAPAEEDAPAEEDAPAEEDAPAEEDAPAEEEAPSGEALALEGAVEIAAGTTLDLDECPDDWEATQGVDGDEIRIGQTLPQSGALAAFGAIGEGMQMYFDYINATDPIDGKDLVLVARDDGYEAGRAVANVEEMIDGDDIFAFVHNIGTPVNFAIRPITQEACIPQLFNSSGFPNWGDPANFPWTVGNILNYATETNIWCTAVKDEFGEGATVAGLFMNNDFGTTYQNTLNNSEQCAGLEVVSEQLHDPAAADVTNEMTTLIDSDAQAFFAGTTAKFCSQTTVALASSEWRPRTYMSYTCNNLSSFFEPVIDAAATLSADGAGPYLANSNKVCGDPAYADDPAIQQTEEILAEYGDVSCADGSYSTGVLYGQMVADVVRDAAAMPGGLNRVNLMAAVWNGSYTNDLLLGGTLQLDGVNDAYWTEAAQLQEVVVNDGTLAFESRGEFQDFEGTSGSFGG; encoded by the coding sequence ATGCGATCACGTACTACGCGCAGCGTGGCGACGATCATGGCCGCCGGCCTGATCTTCGCTGCATGTGGCAGCGACGACGACGGTGGCGACGCCGACGAACCAGCAACGACCGAGGCCGAAGCACCGGCCGAAGAAGACGCACCAGCCGAAGAAGACGCACCGGCCGAGGAAGACGCACCGGCTGAAGAAGACGCACCGGCCGAGGAAGACGCTCCGGCGGAGGAAGAAGCTCCTTCCGGCGAAGCGCTCGCACTCGAAGGCGCCGTCGAGATCGCAGCGGGAACCACGCTCGACCTCGACGAGTGCCCCGACGACTGGGAAGCAACTCAGGGTGTCGACGGCGACGAGATCCGTATCGGTCAGACGCTCCCGCAGTCGGGTGCGCTCGCCGCATTCGGTGCGATCGGCGAAGGCATGCAGATGTACTTCGACTACATCAACGCCACCGACCCGATCGACGGCAAGGACCTCGTGCTCGTCGCTCGTGACGACGGCTACGAAGCAGGCCGCGCCGTGGCCAACGTCGAAGAGATGATCGACGGCGACGACATCTTCGCCTTCGTGCACAACATCGGCACGCCGGTGAACTTCGCGATCCGTCCGATCACGCAGGAAGCCTGCATCCCGCAGCTCTTCAACTCGTCGGGCTTCCCCAACTGGGGCGACCCGGCGAACTTCCCGTGGACGGTCGGCAACATCCTGAACTACGCCACCGAGACCAACATCTGGTGCACGGCGGTGAAGGACGAGTTCGGTGAAGGCGCAACCGTCGCCGGTCTGTTCATGAACAACGACTTCGGTACGACGTACCAGAACACGCTCAACAACTCCGAGCAGTGTGCTGGCCTCGAGGTCGTGTCGGAACAGCTCCACGACCCGGCAGCCGCCGACGTCACCAACGAGATGACGACGCTCATCGACTCCGATGCACAGGCATTCTTCGCCGGCACGACCGCCAAGTTCTGCTCGCAGACCACGGTGGCGCTCGCCAGCTCCGAATGGCGCCCGCGTACGTACATGTCGTACACGTGCAACAACCTGTCGTCGTTCTTCGAGCCGGTCATCGACGCAGCGGCAACGCTGAGCGCCGACGGCGCCGGCCCGTACCTGGCCAACTCGAACAAGGTGTGTGGTGACCCGGCGTACGCCGACGATCCCGCAATCCAGCAGACCGAAGAAATCCTCGCCGAGTACGGCGACGTCAGCTGTGCTGACGGCTCGTACTCCACGGGTGTGCTCTACGGCCAGATGGTGGCCGACGTCGTCCGCGACGCCGCTGCCATGCCGGGTGGCCTCAACCGAGTGAACCTGATGGCTGCGGTCTGGAACGGCAGCTACACCAACGACCTGCTGCTCGGTGGCACGCTCCAGCTCGACGGTGTCAACGACGCCTACTGGACCGAAGCCGCTCAGCTGCAGGAAGTCGTGGTCAACGACGGGACGCTCGCATTCGAGTCCCGCGGCGAATTCCAGGACTTCGAAGGAACCAGCGGTTCGTTCGGAGGCTGA
- a CDS encoding branched-chain amino acid ABC transporter permease translates to MANSPRFEFTQGTAGYANYKWLGWGLFILLLVIVAFAFNDTGQITLLDNKYAIGLPRVTKAISFMIAILGLQVVAGFTGQLSLGQGFFFGTGAYLSSWLVADHNWAWFTSLLVVIPVCFLLGMAFGIPALRIRGLYLALVTLGLAAVFPSIVQLKVLEDQTAGAAGKLTDSDLVPPDWLPLDGAATGMQKIPLIGKFFGDGDLSGKEEQRIWTFFVMVVLAFICFKMVGNLVKSRPGRALRAVRDNETSAAVTGINLSFYKTMSFGVASALGGVGGMVYVAELGIASPGDFTQLISIFFIVGMVVGGVGTLSGAVVGGLVIAFIPAWASDTQNLPGIPERWLQGPTGPLIMGAMLIVLTFFLPGGIISGVRQIKAKFVRILPKMPALAGSTAGAGTPPPDETTVTPSDPSGDA, encoded by the coding sequence ATGGCAAATTCACCTCGTTTCGAATTCACCCAGGGCACGGCCGGCTATGCCAACTACAAGTGGCTCGGCTGGGGGCTCTTCATCCTCCTGCTGGTGATCGTGGCGTTCGCGTTCAACGACACCGGGCAGATCACCCTCCTCGACAACAAGTACGCGATCGGCCTGCCACGCGTCACCAAGGCGATCTCGTTCATGATCGCCATTCTCGGGCTGCAGGTCGTGGCCGGATTCACCGGCCAACTCTCGCTCGGACAGGGATTCTTCTTCGGCACCGGCGCCTATCTCTCGTCGTGGTTGGTCGCCGACCACAACTGGGCATGGTTCACGTCGCTGCTCGTCGTGATCCCGGTGTGCTTCCTGCTCGGTATGGCATTCGGCATCCCGGCGCTGCGAATCCGAGGCCTCTACCTCGCACTCGTCACGCTGGGCCTGGCGGCCGTGTTCCCGTCGATCGTGCAGCTCAAGGTGCTCGAAGATCAGACCGCCGGTGCCGCCGGCAAGCTCACCGATTCCGATCTGGTGCCGCCCGATTGGTTGCCGCTCGACGGTGCCGCCACGGGCATGCAGAAGATCCCGCTGATCGGCAAGTTCTTCGGCGACGGCGACCTGTCGGGCAAGGAAGAACAGCGCATCTGGACGTTCTTCGTCATGGTGGTCTTGGCGTTCATCTGCTTCAAGATGGTGGGCAACCTCGTCAAGAGCCGTCCGGGCCGAGCACTGCGGGCCGTGCGTGACAACGAGACCAGCGCAGCGGTCACCGGCATCAACCTGTCGTTCTACAAGACGATGTCGTTCGGTGTGGCGTCGGCGCTCGGCGGTGTGGGCGGCATGGTCTATGTCGCCGAACTCGGCATCGCCTCGCCCGGTGACTTCACGCAGTTGATCTCGATCTTCTTCATCGTCGGCATGGTGGTCGGCGGCGTCGGCACGCTGTCGGGTGCCGTCGTCGGCGGGCTCGTCATCGCCTTCATCCCGGCGTGGGCCTCCGACACCCAGAATCTGCCCGGGATTCCCGAGCGCTGGCTGCAGGGTCCGACCGGTCCGCTGATCATGGGCGCGATGCTGATCGTGCTGACGTTCTTCCTGCCTGGCGGCATCATTTCCGGTGTCCGTCAGATCAAGGCCAAGTTCGTTCGGATCCTTCCGAAGATGCCGGCGCTGGCAGGTTCGACAGCGGGTGCTGGCACGCCGCCGCCGGATGAGACTACGGTCACACCCAGCGATCCGTCCGGCGACGCGTGA
- a CDS encoding branched-chain amino acid ABC transporter permease yields the protein MELFLARIFDGLSNGSTYALIAMALVMIFKATTLINFAQGEFAMFGGFIVWVLATQQGIPMWGAVILGMLISAVAAAGIERTLIRPFDPADHLPLVIITLGLFLMINAIAGIVWRFDPQRFPELFPSGSVFSIGNASLSWYTVFTLITVAVVAGGLTLLLNKTKIGLAFRAVSSNLESSELVGIKVGPTLQFGWAIAAAVGTLGVCVFVAAPIRQLEPSVMVSGLIFAVSAAALGGLDSLGGSIIGGLAIGLVQSIAVPYLRIPNELSLGAAVVVLMLVLLFKPSGLFGTPQVERV from the coding sequence ATGGAACTCTTTCTCGCACGCATCTTCGACGGACTGTCGAACGGATCCACCTACGCCTTGATCGCAATGGCACTCGTCATGATCTTCAAGGCGACCACACTCATCAACTTCGCCCAGGGCGAGTTCGCCATGTTCGGCGGATTCATCGTCTGGGTGCTCGCCACGCAGCAGGGCATCCCGATGTGGGGTGCCGTCATCCTCGGCATGTTGATCAGCGCAGTTGCGGCCGCTGGCATCGAACGGACGTTGATCCGTCCGTTCGACCCGGCCGACCACCTGCCACTGGTCATCATCACGTTGGGCTTGTTCCTGATGATCAACGCGATCGCCGGCATCGTCTGGCGCTTCGACCCGCAGCGGTTCCCCGAACTGTTCCCGTCGGGCAGCGTGTTCTCGATCGGCAACGCCAGCCTCTCGTGGTACACGGTGTTCACGCTGATCACGGTCGCCGTGGTCGCCGGTGGCCTCACGCTGCTGCTCAACAAGACCAAGATCGGCCTGGCGTTCCGCGCCGTGTCGTCGAACCTCGAGTCGAGTGAACTCGTCGGCATCAAGGTCGGCCCGACGCTCCAGTTCGGCTGGGCGATCGCGGCGGCTGTCGGCACGCTCGGCGTCTGCGTCTTCGTGGCTGCCCCGATCCGTCAGCTCGAACCGAGCGTGATGGTGTCGGGTCTCATCTTCGCCGTGTCGGCAGCGGCACTCGGTGGGCTCGACAGCCTCGGCGGTTCGATCATCGGTGGCCTGGCCATCGGCCTGGTCCAGAGCATCGCCGTGCCGTACCTGCGGATCCCGAACGAACTCAGCCTCGGTGCTGCGGTGGTGGTGTTGATGCTCGTCTTGCTCTTCAAACCGTCTGGCCTGTTCGGCACGCCGCAGGTGGAGAGGGTCTAG
- a CDS encoding ABC transporter ATP-binding protein, whose translation MSDNTTPSTAASTPGDRVLEVTGLRGGYGQIQVLHGFDFHVETGEIVVILGANGAGKTTTLRAVSGMIPVEGSVKFKGEEIGGIKAPDIVRKGVAHVPQGRGTLNELSVEDNLRVGAYIRDDDEVEADMDRWFDVYPVLRERRNQRAGSLSGGEQQMLAVSRALMSRPELLLLDEPSLGLAPLIVQDLFNRFAEINKETGMTMLVVEQNAQLALAVADRGYVIESGQISFDGPAQELMHDDKIRKAYLGV comes from the coding sequence ATGAGCGACAACACCACACCATCGACCGCAGCATCCACGCCGGGCGACCGGGTGCTCGAGGTCACGGGCCTGCGGGGCGGCTACGGCCAGATCCAGGTCCTCCACGGTTTCGACTTCCACGTCGAGACCGGCGAGATCGTGGTCATCCTCGGAGCCAACGGCGCCGGCAAGACCACCACGCTGCGAGCGGTGTCGGGCATGATCCCGGTCGAGGGCAGCGTCAAGTTCAAGGGCGAGGAGATCGGTGGCATCAAGGCCCCCGACATCGTCCGCAAGGGTGTCGCCCACGTCCCGCAGGGTCGTGGCACGCTCAACGAACTGTCGGTCGAAGACAACCTCCGGGTCGGGGCGTACATCCGTGACGACGACGAGGTCGAAGCCGACATGGATCGCTGGTTCGACGTGTACCCGGTGCTCCGTGAGCGCCGCAACCAGCGTGCGGGCAGCCTGTCGGGTGGTGAGCAGCAGATGCTCGCCGTGTCTCGAGCGCTGATGTCGCGCCCGGAACTGCTGCTGCTCGACGAGCCGTCGCTCGGACTCGCACCGCTCATCGTGCAGGACCTCTTCAACCGCTTCGCGGAGATCAACAAGGAGACGGGCATGACCATGCTCGTCGTCGAACAGAACGCCCAGCTCGCGCTGGCGGTCGCCGACCGGGGCTACGTGATCGAGTCGGGTCAGATCTCGTTCGACGGGCCGGCACAGGAACTCATGCACGACGACAAAATCCGCAAGGCCTACCTGGGAGTCTGA
- a CDS encoding ABC transporter ATP-binding protein: MALLEVNDISVRFGGIVALSDVTFDIEEGSICGLIGPNGAGKTTMFNVISRIYDPTTGSIRFNGGDLVGGSSDVAPHLISQVGIFRTFQNLALWDRMSVIENVMAGAHVRSKGNFFSSMLNIGRKKEEAELASQAFTILADLDLAGVAFQQCAGLPYGTLKRIELARALMGNPKLLMLDEPATGLTHSEVDELSLVIQKIRTDYDLTILLVEHHMGLVMSISEKVVVLDFGKKIAQGLPSEVQENPAVIEAYLGAPAS, from the coding sequence ATGGCACTACTCGAGGTGAATGACATCTCGGTGCGCTTCGGAGGAATCGTCGCGCTGAGCGACGTCACGTTCGACATCGAAGAAGGATCCATCTGCGGTCTCATCGGGCCGAACGGCGCCGGTAAGACCACGATGTTCAACGTGATCAGCCGGATCTACGATCCGACGACCGGTTCGATCCGATTCAACGGCGGCGACCTGGTCGGCGGATCGAGCGACGTCGCTCCGCACCTGATTTCGCAGGTCGGCATCTTCCGCACCTTCCAGAACCTGGCGCTCTGGGACCGCATGAGCGTGATCGAGAACGTGATGGCGGGTGCACACGTGCGTTCGAAGGGCAACTTCTTCTCGTCGATGCTCAACATCGGCCGCAAGAAGGAAGAAGCCGAACTCGCTTCGCAGGCCTTCACGATTCTCGCCGACCTCGACCTGGCCGGCGTCGCCTTCCAGCAGTGCGCCGGACTGCCGTACGGCACGCTGAAGCGCATCGAGCTGGCCCGGGCCCTCATGGGCAACCCGAAGCTGCTCATGCTCGACGAGCCGGCGACCGGGCTGACCCACAGCGAGGTCGACGAACTGTCGCTGGTCATCCAGAAGATCCGCACCGACTACGACCTCACGATCCTCTTGGTCGAGCACCACATGGGACTGGTCATGAGCATCTCGGAGAAGGTGGTGGTGCTCGACTTCGGCAAGAAGATCGCACAGGGCCTGCCGTCCGAGGTGCAAGAGAACCCGGCCGTCATCGAGGCCTACCTGGGAGCACCCGCATCATGA
- a CDS encoding neutral zinc metallopeptidase, with amino-acid sequence MGKRLALIASATLVLAACGAPASLVSSERSDEIRPTALNDDPFEPTTPTEVEVDVTTDPDDPDTAQTDPSTTTVTEPIVVDPDAIDFGADKPERSYDDFLLAAVSDIDAWFTEEFPDAFGIAWEPLEGSVYAGYPERTDALPGCGEAVTRYEDLQQFVAFYCPVGDFIVYDDGDEPIRFADGTTLDPILFSLAAEFGPATIGIVLAHEYGHAVQQRTGALDRNLATVTTEQQADCIAGAWAGRAASGLAPGVPFTDADIRAGLISMITVQDPVGTDPTAPGGHGSGFDRVGAFQVGFRDGLARCAELIDDPLPITPLQFLGEQDFQSGGNATFGFDEANAELFSFLVPDLNLLYDNDLDVAFPNFEQLELVPTQTEAEVVCANPVGVYDDGIVLCLESNTAFLNEPVARQLYDDFGDFGPGYILGIAWAEAAQISANSTATGEERQLRNDCLTGNWVRTVIPELDANGNLVIVTDPTTGENRILLPEPRDPGRTASISPNDLTEAIQTAILIGDLSQDENINGSAFEKIDAFRQGILNGITACT; translated from the coding sequence GTGGGCAAACGACTCGCACTCATCGCCTCGGCAACCCTCGTCCTCGCAGCGTGCGGCGCCCCCGCCTCGCTCGTCAGCAGCGAACGATCCGACGAGATCCGCCCGACGGCGTTGAACGACGACCCCTTCGAACCGACGACCCCGACCGAGGTCGAGGTCGATGTCACCACCGATCCGGACGATCCCGACACGGCCCAGACCGACCCGTCGACGACCACGGTCACCGAACCCATCGTGGTCGATCCCGACGCCATCGACTTCGGCGCCGACAAGCCCGAGCGTTCGTACGACGATTTCCTGCTCGCCGCCGTCAGCGACATCGACGCGTGGTTCACCGAGGAGTTCCCCGACGCGTTCGGCATCGCCTGGGAGCCGCTCGAGGGTTCGGTCTACGCCGGATACCCCGAACGGACCGACGCGCTCCCCGGCTGCGGCGAGGCGGTCACCCGATACGAAGACCTCCAGCAGTTCGTGGCGTTCTACTGCCCGGTCGGCGACTTCATCGTCTACGACGACGGCGACGAACCGATCCGCTTCGCCGACGGCACCACGCTCGACCCGATCCTCTTCTCACTCGCAGCCGAGTTCGGGCCCGCCACCATCGGCATCGTGCTCGCCCACGAATACGGACACGCCGTGCAACAGCGAACCGGCGCCCTCGACCGCAACCTGGCGACCGTCACCACCGAGCAACAAGCCGACTGCATCGCCGGCGCCTGGGCCGGACGCGCCGCCAGCGGCCTGGCACCGGGCGTGCCCTTCACCGATGCCGACATCCGCGCCGGTCTCATCTCGATGATCACCGTCCAAGATCCCGTCGGCACCGACCCCACCGCCCCCGGCGGACACGGATCCGGCTTCGACCGCGTCGGAGCGTTCCAGGTCGGCTTCCGCGACGGCCTCGCACGATGCGCCGAACTCATCGACGATCCCCTGCCGATCACGCCGTTGCAGTTCCTCGGCGAACAGGACTTCCAGAGCGGCGGCAACGCCACGTTCGGTTTCGACGAAGCCAACGCCGAACTCTTCAGCTTCCTCGTGCCCGACCTCAACCTGCTCTACGACAACGACCTCGACGTTGCGTTCCCCAACTTCGAACAACTCGAACTCGTCCCCACCCAGACCGAGGCCGAGGTCGTGTGCGCCAACCCGGTCGGCGTGTACGACGACGGCATCGTCCTGTGCCTCGAGTCGAACACCGCCTTCCTCAACGAACCTGTCGCCCGACAGCTCTACGACGACTTCGGCGACTTCGGCCCCGGCTACATCCTCGGCATCGCCTGGGCCGAAGCAGCCCAGATCTCGGCAAACTCGACCGCCACCGGCGAAGAACGCCAACTGCGCAACGACTGCCTCACCGGCAACTGGGTTCGCACCGTCATCCCCGAACTCGACGCCAACGGCAACCTGGTCATCGTCACCGACCCGACAACCGGCGAGAACCGCATCCTGCTCCCCGAGCCGCGCGACCCCGGCCGCACCGCGTCGATCTCACCCAACGACCTCACCGAAGCGATCCAGACCGCCATCCTCATCGGCGACCTCTCCCAAGACGAGAACATCAACGGCAGCGCCTTCGAGAAGATCGACGCCTTCCGCCAAGGCATCCTCAACGGCATCACCGCCTGCACGTAA
- a CDS encoding alpha/beta fold hydrolase — MSEPQMIEYDEFGLFDENIAEFDLDVAEVPPVERVAVDVEHDPGRSISVLRWGSGSPEVVFVHGGAQNAHTWDTVALALGRPALAVDLPGHGHSDWRADGAYSPVNLADDIAGVVAALAPDVSLVVGMSLGGLTAMELAARHPHLVPALVMVDITPGVNQQKAKAVIDFVDGPQEFASFDDLLARTIEHNPTRSESSLRRGILHNAKQSPDGSWQWRYDRSSHARSRPDEASGDAPVVDAGTTPMWDDFESVSCPLTLIRGSVSPVVDDDDVAEARRRQPDIDIRVVDGAGHSIQGDRPVELTQILTDLLPTL; from the coding sequence ATGAGCGAACCGCAGATGATCGAGTACGACGAGTTCGGGCTGTTCGACGAGAACATCGCCGAGTTCGACCTCGACGTCGCCGAGGTGCCGCCGGTCGAACGAGTCGCGGTCGACGTCGAGCACGATCCGGGCCGGTCGATCAGCGTGCTGCGTTGGGGGAGCGGGTCACCCGAGGTCGTGTTCGTCCACGGCGGCGCGCAGAATGCTCACACCTGGGACACGGTCGCGCTGGCGCTCGGCCGACCGGCGTTGGCCGTCGATCTGCCCGGACACGGGCACTCCGACTGGCGGGCCGATGGCGCGTACAGCCCGGTCAATCTGGCCGACGACATCGCGGGAGTGGTCGCTGCACTCGCTCCTGATGTCAGCCTCGTCGTCGGCATGTCGCTGGGTGGGCTCACAGCGATGGAGTTGGCGGCGCGCCATCCGCACCTCGTCCCGGCGCTCGTGATGGTCGACATCACGCCGGGCGTCAATCAGCAGAAGGCGAAGGCGGTCATCGACTTCGTCGACGGGCCGCAGGAGTTTGCCAGCTTCGACGATCTGCTCGCCCGGACCATCGAGCACAATCCGACGCGCTCGGAGTCGTCGTTGCGTCGCGGGATCCTGCACAACGCCAAGCAGTCGCCCGACGGTTCGTGGCAGTGGCGCTACGACCGTTCGAGCCATGCCAGGTCGCGTCCCGACGAGGCGTCGGGCGACGCACCCGTGGTCGACGCCGGCACGACGCCGATGTGGGACGACTTCGAGTCGGTGTCGTGCCCGTTGACGCTGATCCGCGGTTCGGTGTCGCCGGTGGTCGACGACGACGACGTCGCCGAGGCTCGCCGCCGTCAGCCGGACATCGACATCCGCGTCGTCGACGGTGCCGGCCACAGCATCCAGGGCGATCGCCCCGTCGAACTCACACAGATCCTGACCGACCTCCTCCCGACCCTCTGA
- a CDS encoding L,D-transpeptidase family protein, with protein MNQPSRRPKSKAAQWLPAGAAAALLATVAIAGAALGGGSGGDAAAEPTIVIDTAAPALEVPDSIPEVTATIETTAPVQKTTIDRTLTKGLAGDDVRQVQERLTDLGFVPGPIDGIYGDQTIKSVWAYEKLVLDVPSNAPTGKVTPEMWDRMQDPFVIQPRRPNAPSTNHTEVYLPEQVLAVFHDDTPVMITHMSSGTGEQWCEEVTISPGEYGNRDGEEAIVRGECGISNTPGGVFEFYRQVEGIRDSALGSMWNPMYFNYGIAIHGAQNVPLQPASHGCIRIPLGISETLQSLASIGDMVYVWDGVKEPEEQSERESTPTFNWIDKEWAATTTSTTPETTTTTTEVPATTEAPATTQAPATTQAPATTSTVPAATTTVAPATTTTVAPAPTTTKPPSTTTTVPPSS; from the coding sequence GTGAACCAACCGTCCCGCCGTCCCAAGAGCAAAGCTGCCCAGTGGCTTCCCGCGGGCGCAGCCGCGGCGTTGCTGGCGACCGTCGCGATCGCCGGAGCCGCACTCGGCGGTGGAAGCGGCGGCGATGCGGCTGCCGAACCCACCATCGTGATCGACACGGCAGCGCCGGCGCTCGAGGTGCCCGACTCGATCCCCGAAGTCACCGCCACGATCGAAACGACCGCACCGGTGCAGAAGACCACGATCGACCGGACCCTCACCAAGGGTCTCGCGGGCGACGACGTCCGACAGGTGCAGGAGCGGTTGACCGACCTCGGGTTCGTGCCGGGTCCGATCGACGGGATCTACGGCGATCAGACGATCAAGTCGGTGTGGGCCTACGAGAAGCTCGTGCTCGACGTGCCGAGCAACGCGCCGACCGGCAAGGTCACCCCCGAGATGTGGGACCGGATGCAAGATCCGTTCGTCATCCAGCCGCGTCGGCCCAACGCCCCCAGCACCAACCACACCGAGGTCTACCTGCCCGAGCAGGTCCTCGCCGTGTTCCACGACGACACGCCGGTGATGATCACCCACATGTCGAGCGGTACCGGCGAGCAGTGGTGCGAGGAGGTCACGATCAGCCCGGGTGAATACGGCAACCGTGATGGTGAAGAAGCCATCGTCCGGGGCGAGTGCGGCATCTCCAACACGCCCGGCGGCGTCTTCGAGTTCTACCGCCAGGTCGAGGGCATCCGCGACAGCGCACTCGGCAGCATGTGGAACCCGATGTACTTCAACTACGGCATCGCCATCCACGGCGCACAGAACGTGCCGTTGCAGCCTGCGTCGCACGGCTGCATCCGCATTCCGCTCGGCATCTCCGAGACGTTGCAGAGCCTCGCCAGCATCGGCGACATGGTCTACGTGTGGGATGGCGTGAAGGAGCCCGAAGAGCAGAGCGAGCGCGAGAGCACGCCGACGTTCAACTGGATCGACAAGGAGTGGGCGGCCACCACCACGTCGACCACGCCCGAGACCACGACCACCACCACCGAGGTGCCGGCCACCACCGAGGCCCCGGCCACGACGCAAGCGCCGGCCACCACGCAAGCCCCCGCCACCACCTCCACGGTGCCGGCCGCCACCACGACGGTCGCGCCGGCCACCACCACCACGGTGGCCCCGGCACCCACCACGACCAAGCCGCCGTCGACCACCACCACGGTTCCTCCGAGCAGCTGA